The Planctomycetota bacterium genome window below encodes:
- a CDS encoding substrate-binding domain-containing protein, whose protein sequence is MLRGIHQYIAEHGPWSVFMELRSLESRPPSWLAGWRGDGIITRTVSQSVANAIEATGVPAVELRATRLRHRFPFVGVGNRAIGRLIAEHLLERGFRQFGLYALNTESYFVERNENFIATLRAAGFPCQVFQAGSREQPAQWERQQDALVRWVAGLDKPVGIMACTDQLGFWLLDACQRASVSVPEQAAVVGVENDESLCSMATPPLSSMAFDAVRNGYTAAQALHRLMRGQRVPRTQLIPPLGVRVRASSDIVAMDDAELAAALRWIREHACQGLGVPELLRAVPVSRSRLERGLRAALGRSPHDEVLRIRLDHARRLLIETELSLVEISRRSGFSRASYFNEAFKRQFQTPPGGYRAAARRDKISE, encoded by the coding sequence ATGCTGCGCGGCATTCATCAGTACATTGCCGAGCACGGTCCCTGGTCGGTGTTCATGGAACTGCGGTCGCTCGAATCGCGGCCGCCGTCATGGCTGGCCGGGTGGCGCGGCGATGGCATCATCACCCGCACGGTTAGCCAGTCGGTGGCCAACGCCATCGAAGCCACCGGCGTGCCGGCGGTCGAACTGCGGGCCACTCGGCTGCGCCACCGCTTTCCGTTCGTGGGCGTCGGCAATCGCGCCATTGGCCGGCTGATCGCTGAACACCTACTCGAACGCGGCTTCCGCCAGTTCGGCCTCTACGCGCTGAACACCGAATCGTACTTCGTCGAACGGAACGAGAACTTCATCGCCACGTTGCGCGCGGCCGGCTTTCCGTGCCAGGTGTTCCAGGCCGGCAGCCGCGAGCAGCCTGCCCAGTGGGAGCGCCAGCAAGACGCCCTGGTCCGCTGGGTGGCCGGGCTCGACAAGCCGGTCGGCATCATGGCCTGTACCGATCAATTGGGCTTTTGGCTATTGGATGCCTGTCAGCGCGCCAGCGTCTCGGTGCCGGAACAAGCGGCGGTGGTCGGCGTCGAAAACGATGAGTCGCTCTGCTCGATGGCGACGCCGCCGTTGTCGAGCATGGCGTTCGATGCCGTCCGCAATGGCTATACGGCGGCCCAGGCGTTGCATCGCCTGATGCGCGGCCAGCGCGTGCCGCGCACCCAGTTGATTCCGCCGCTGGGGGTGCGGGTCCGCGCTTCGAGTGACATTGTGGCGATGGACGACGCGGAACTGGCGGCGGCTTTGCGCTGGATTCGCGAGCACGCCTGCCAGGGGCTGGGCGTGCCCGAGTTGTTGCGCGCGGTGCCGGTGTCGCGCAGCCGATTGGAGCGTGGCCTGCGCGCGGCGCTGGGACGCTCGCCGCATGACGAGGTGCTGAGGATTCGCCTCGACCACGCGCGGCGGCTGCTCATTGAGACGGAGCTGTCGCTCGTCGAAATCTCGCGGCGGTCGGGCTTTTCGCGGGCTTCGTACTTCAACGAGGCGTTCAAGCGGCAATTCCAGACGCCGCCGGGGGGCTATCGGGCTGCCGCTCGCCGTGACAAAATATCGGAATGA
- a CDS encoding DJ-1/PfpI family protein — protein MEKVLIIVGDATETVDTLYPYYRLQEAGFEPVVAGPEARKFQMVMHEVRPGWTITREWEGYQIEAKIAFKDIRPEQYAGIFFSGGRAPEYIREDEDLLRVTRYFFEHNLPIASVCHGVEIPARAGCVKGRRMATVPKCKFDLEVCGGTFVNEACVVDGNLVSGRTFHDHGYYMGPWIKLLEAARAKKK, from the coding sequence ATGGAAAAAGTTCTGATCATCGTCGGCGATGCGACCGAAACGGTCGACACGCTGTATCCGTACTACCGTCTACAGGAAGCTGGCTTCGAGCCGGTCGTCGCCGGCCCCGAGGCCCGCAAGTTCCAAATGGTGATGCACGAGGTCCGGCCCGGTTGGACCATCACCCGCGAGTGGGAAGGCTATCAGATCGAAGCCAAGATCGCCTTCAAGGACATCCGCCCCGAACAGTACGCCGGCATCTTCTTCTCGGGCGGCCGCGCGCCGGAATACATTCGCGAAGACGAAGATCTGTTGCGGGTCACCCGGTACTTCTTCGAGCATAACCTGCCGATCGCCAGCGTCTGTCACGGCGTGGAAATCCCCGCCCGGGCCGGCTGTGTGAAGGGGCGGCGAATGGCCACCGTGCCCAAGTGCAAGTTCGACCTGGAAGTTTGCGGCGGCACGTTTGTGAATGAAGCGTGCGTCGTCGATGGCAATCTGGTCAGCGGCCGCACGTTTCACGACCACGGGTACTACATGGGGCCGTGGATCAAGCTGCTCGAAGCCGCCCGCGCCAAGAAGAAATAG
- a CDS encoding Gfo/Idh/MocA family oxidoreductase, translating to MTKHSPANRRQFLGSTLAAAAGAATPYFMSWPAFGADASLPKSKNDRFGIGSIGLRYQGSVITRQSLPHGDVVCIADVDKDIGGQAIASFGGTLVEDYRKLLDRKDVDVVLIATPDHWHTKMVIDACRAGKDVYCEKPITLTVDEGKLLRKVVKETGRVVQVGTWQRSDWKFRLACELVRAGRVGKLHTVTVTTSPNPVGGPFEVTKPYANLNWDMWQGQTPDVPYIRERCHYTFRWWYEYSGGQLTDWGAHGIDIAHWGIGCDSSGPLEINGYADVLPNDPNSYNVPPTFQVDYKYAGDVTLKIRCDGRAGILFEGDQGRIFVNRGTVAGKAVDELKDNPLPHEQFKLYGFDNRERPERTGKLDAIVNHMGNFFDCVKARKTPISDLESQHRVATTCHLGNISIRLRRPLKWNPETELFVGDDEANGWLRREQRKKYAIT from the coding sequence ATGACCAAGCACTCGCCCGCCAATCGTCGCCAATTTCTCGGTTCCACGTTGGCCGCGGCCGCCGGCGCGGCGACGCCCTACTTCATGAGTTGGCCCGCCTTTGGCGCCGACGCCAGCTTGCCCAAGTCGAAAAATGACCGCTTTGGCATTGGCTCGATTGGCCTGCGCTATCAAGGTTCGGTGATCACGCGCCAGTCGTTGCCCCACGGGGACGTGGTCTGCATTGCCGACGTCGATAAGGACATCGGCGGCCAGGCGATCGCCTCGTTCGGCGGCACGCTGGTCGAGGATTATCGCAAGCTACTGGACCGGAAAGATGTCGACGTGGTGCTGATCGCCACGCCTGACCATTGGCACACCAAGATGGTTATCGACGCCTGCCGCGCCGGCAAAGACGTCTATTGCGAAAAGCCGATCACGCTGACGGTTGACGAAGGGAAGCTGCTGCGTAAGGTCGTCAAGGAAACGGGGCGCGTGGTGCAGGTCGGCACGTGGCAGCGGAGCGATTGGAAGTTCCGCCTGGCTTGCGAGCTGGTCCGCGCCGGTCGCGTCGGCAAGTTGCACACCGTGACCGTCACGACCAGCCCAAACCCAGTCGGGGGGCCGTTCGAGGTGACCAAGCCCTACGCGAACCTGAACTGGGACATGTGGCAGGGTCAGACGCCCGACGTCCCGTACATTCGCGAGCGCTGCCACTACACCTTCCGCTGGTGGTATGAATACTCCGGCGGCCAGCTTACCGACTGGGGCGCGCACGGCATCGACATCGCCCACTGGGGGATCGGTTGCGACTCGTCCGGGCCACTCGAGATCAACGGCTATGCCGACGTGTTGCCCAACGATCCAAACAGCTACAACGTGCCGCCGACGTTCCAGGTCGACTACAAGTACGCTGGCGATGTGACCTTGAAGATTCGCTGCGACGGGCGGGCGGGCATCTTGTTCGAAGGGGACCAGGGGCGAATCTTCGTCAACCGCGGCACCGTGGCCGGCAAGGCCGTTGACGAGTTGAAAGACAACCCGCTGCCGCACGAGCAGTTCAAGCTCTACGGCTTTGACAACCGCGAACGTCCCGAGCGGACGGGCAAGCTCGACGCCATTGTCAATCACATGGGGAACTTCTTCGACTGCGTGAAGGCCCGCAAGACGCCCATTTCGGACCTGGAAAGCCAGCACCGGGTGGCGACGACGTGTCATCTGGGGAATATTTCCATTCGGCTCCGTCGTCCGCTAAAGTGGAACCCGGAAACCGAGCTGTTCGTCGGCGACGACGAGGCGAACGGCTGGCTGCGCCGCGAGCAGCGGAAGAAGTACGCGATTACGTAA
- a CDS encoding cysteine hydrolase family protein — MRAAIYSLGFMLAFTSLATAQDPAMLNLHLRSRTGGMNAEAKSEIVEKKVVWDPLKTAFIVCDMWDAHWCQGAADRVVELAGPMNRMIGKARDKGCLIIHAPSSCMDFYKDSPARLIALSAPYSKPPIELSKLERWGTAWCYPDPQREPAIPIDDSDMGCDCAKKCAQGHPWKREIDTLKIDTGDALTDNGQETWNLLTAQGIDNVVLCGVHLNMCVLGRPFAIRQMVKLGKNVALVRDMTDTMYNHEMSPHVSHFEGTDLMIGHVERYWCPTFTSSDLTGDPPFRFKEDPRGK, encoded by the coding sequence ATGCGCGCCGCGATCTACTCGTTGGGATTTATGCTCGCCTTCACGTCACTTGCCACGGCACAGGATCCCGCCATGTTGAATCTGCATCTGCGCTCGCGCACCGGCGGGATGAACGCCGAGGCCAAGTCGGAAATCGTCGAGAAGAAGGTCGTCTGGGATCCGTTGAAGACGGCGTTCATTGTCTGCGATATGTGGGACGCCCACTGGTGCCAGGGAGCGGCCGATCGCGTGGTCGAGTTGGCCGGGCCGATGAACCGGATGATCGGCAAAGCCCGCGATAAGGGCTGCCTGATCATTCACGCGCCGAGCTCGTGCATGGACTTCTACAAGGACTCGCCGGCGCGGTTGATCGCGCTGTCGGCGCCGTACAGCAAGCCGCCGATCGAGCTGTCGAAGCTCGAGCGTTGGGGAACCGCCTGGTGCTATCCCGATCCGCAGCGCGAGCCGGCCATTCCGATCGACGATTCTGACATGGGTTGCGACTGTGCCAAAAAGTGCGCGCAGGGGCATCCTTGGAAACGCGAGATCGACACGCTCAAGATCGACACCGGCGACGCGCTGACCGACAACGGGCAAGAGACTTGGAACCTGCTGACGGCGCAAGGCATCGACAACGTGGTGCTCTGCGGCGTCCATTTGAACATGTGCGTCCTGGGGCGGCCGTTCGCCATTCGCCAGATGGTCAAGCTGGGCAAGAACGTGGCCCTGGTCCGCGACATGACCGACACGATGTACAACCACGAAATGTCGCCGCACGTCAGCCACTTTGAAGGGACCGACCTGATGATCGGCCACGTCGAGCGCTACTGGTGCCCAACATTCACGAGCAGCGACCTGACCGGCGACCCGCCGTTCCGGTTCAAGGAAGACCCGCGCGGGAAATAG